One Mycolicibacterium fortuitum subsp. fortuitum genomic window carries:
- a CDS encoding phosphatidate cytidylyltransferase, protein MAQTEPPQKTSRAGRDLPAAITVGVVLGALAIGTLLFAPIWWLPLLAVAIAIATHEVIRRMREHGYALPTVPLLLGGQAMIWLTWPFGVAGLLGAYGGTIVVCMVWRLIGQGLDQQPVNYLRDIAVTVLLATWVPLFAAFTALLIFADHGGARVFTVIVTVVFADIGGYVAGVLFGKHLLAPAISPKKSWEGLGGSLLFGIAAAVLSVAFLLDKPAWVGLPLGLLLVITGVLGDLVESQVKRDLGIKDMGTLLPGHGGIMDRIDAMLPSAVVGWIVLTLLA, encoded by the coding sequence GTGGCACAGACCGAGCCACCGCAGAAGACCTCGCGCGCCGGCCGTGACCTGCCGGCGGCCATCACCGTCGGCGTGGTCCTCGGCGCCCTTGCCATCGGCACGCTGCTCTTTGCGCCCATCTGGTGGCTGCCGCTGCTGGCAGTTGCCATAGCCATCGCCACCCACGAGGTGATCCGGCGGATGCGCGAGCACGGCTATGCGCTGCCGACCGTCCCGTTGCTGCTCGGTGGACAGGCGATGATCTGGCTGACCTGGCCGTTCGGGGTGGCCGGGCTGCTGGGCGCCTATGGCGGCACCATCGTCGTCTGCATGGTGTGGCGTCTGATCGGCCAAGGTCTGGACCAGCAACCCGTCAACTACCTGCGCGATATTGCGGTGACAGTGTTGCTCGCCACGTGGGTTCCGCTGTTCGCCGCCTTCACCGCCCTGCTGATTTTCGCCGACCACGGCGGCGCGCGGGTGTTCACGGTAATCGTGACGGTCGTGTTCGCCGACATCGGCGGTTACGTGGCGGGTGTCCTGTTCGGCAAGCACCTACTGGCACCCGCGATCAGCCCGAAGAAGTCCTGGGAGGGCCTGGGCGGTTCGCTGCTGTTCGGTATCGCCGCCGCCGTGCTGTCGGTGGCGTTCCTGTTGGACAAGCCGGCCTGGGTGGGTCTGCCGCTGGGCCTGTTGCTGGTGATCACCGGCGTGCTCGGTGATCTGGTCGAGTCTCAGGTCAAACGCGACCTGGGCATCAAGGACATGGGCACGCTCCTGCCCGGCCACGGCGGCATCATGGACCGGATCGACGCGATGCTGCCGTCCGCTGTCGTCGGCTGGATCGTGCTGACGCTGCTGGCGTAG
- a CDS encoding nuclear transport factor 2 family protein yields the protein MSEHSEISALLYRYARAVDSKDWELYRSVFTEDAVIDYSSAGAVVGARDDVVEWFAANFGVIPWSMHYITNIEILRSDAGTATVRAMFYNPMQLPGMTEMSACGGYYHHELVHTPDGWRSRSLREENVWFSNPPG from the coding sequence GTGAGCGAGCATTCCGAGATCTCGGCCCTGCTCTACCGGTACGCCCGAGCCGTCGACTCCAAGGACTGGGAGCTGTACCGGTCGGTGTTCACCGAGGACGCGGTCATCGACTACTCCTCGGCGGGCGCCGTGGTGGGTGCACGGGACGACGTGGTCGAGTGGTTCGCGGCCAACTTCGGCGTGATCCCGTGGAGCATGCACTACATCACCAACATCGAGATCTTGAGAAGCGACGCCGGAACCGCGACGGTACGGGCGATGTTCTACAACCCCATGCAGTTGCCGGGGATGACCGAGATGAGTGCGTGCGGCGGGTACTACCACCATGAGTTGGTGCACACCCCCGACGGCTGGCGCAGCCGCAGCCTGCGGGAAGAGAACGTCTGGTTCAGCAATCCACCCGGATGA
- a CDS encoding DUF350 domain-containing protein, producing MTTTLVALDSDYWSVLGHGVSAIVLYTIVGVALMVLGFYVIDWTTPGPLRTLVRAGRPNAAAVTASGVISMAFIIVLAIYSSSGDLVQGLIMTLVFGLLGIAAQAFSVRLIGAIKGIDIGMVLASERFTPQVLVVTASYLAFGLIVAAAIL from the coding sequence ATGACAACCACTCTGGTTGCGCTCGACTCCGATTACTGGTCGGTTCTCGGTCACGGCGTCTCGGCGATCGTGCTGTACACGATTGTCGGTGTGGCACTGATGGTGCTGGGTTTCTACGTGATCGACTGGACCACACCGGGGCCGTTGCGGACCTTGGTGCGGGCCGGCCGACCCAATGCCGCCGCTGTGACGGCCTCCGGTGTGATCTCGATGGCTTTCATCATCGTGCTCGCCATCTACTCTTCATCGGGTGACCTCGTCCAGGGTCTCATCATGACACTGGTGTTCGGGCTCCTGGGCATTGCGGCCCAGGCGTTTTCCGTACGGCTCATCGGTGCGATCAAGGGCATCGACATCGGTATGGTGCTGGCCTCCGAGCGGTTTACGCCCCAGGTCCTGGTCGTGACGGCGTCGTACCTGGCGTTCGGGCTGATCGTCGCCGCGGCGATCCTCTAA
- a CDS encoding MarR family winged helix-turn-helix transcriptional regulator, whose protein sequence is MNSDKGAALEEQPLGYLMYRVVAVLQPRVAAQLQPLGLTLPEFVCLRVLSMAPGQSNAELARHTNVSPQAMNNVLRGLQDRGAVRRPASVDSGRALPAELTAEGAELLKRAEAAVYAAEDEVLDRLDSGQRRELKRLLAHAVL, encoded by the coding sequence ATGAACTCCGACAAAGGCGCCGCCCTGGAGGAGCAGCCACTCGGATATTTGATGTATCGCGTGGTCGCGGTGCTGCAGCCGCGCGTCGCCGCCCAACTGCAGCCGCTCGGCCTCACGTTGCCCGAGTTCGTCTGCCTCCGGGTCTTGTCGATGGCCCCGGGCCAGTCCAACGCAGAACTCGCCCGCCACACCAACGTGTCACCGCAGGCGATGAACAACGTGCTGCGCGGACTCCAAGACCGAGGAGCGGTACGCAGGCCTGCCTCCGTCGACTCCGGGCGCGCACTACCCGCCGAGCTGACCGCCGAGGGCGCCGAACTGCTCAAACGCGCCGAGGCAGCGGTCTACGCCGCCGAGGACGAGGTGCTCGATCGACTCGATTCCGGGCAGCGGCGCGAACTCAAGAGGCTGTTGGCCCACGCCGTCCTCTGA
- a CDS encoding class I SAM-dependent methyltransferase — translation MTTPSEMSDAMFESAYRGEAPEFAGVRPPWSIGEPQPEIAALIAEGKFHGDVLDAGCGEAATALDLAERGFTTVGLDQSATAIELARAEAARRGLTNASFEVADISAFTGYDGRFGTIVDSTLFHSMPVELRDGYQQSIVRAAAPGASYFVLVFDKGTMGDSGPANPVTEDELREVVGKYWVIDEVRPARIHANVPAEFANFAEFAGMDLRDEGKGRKSMAAWLLEAHLG, via the coding sequence ATGACCACGCCAAGTGAAATGTCAGATGCAATGTTCGAATCCGCTTACCGCGGTGAGGCTCCGGAGTTCGCCGGTGTGCGTCCGCCGTGGAGCATCGGCGAACCGCAACCCGAGATCGCGGCGCTGATCGCCGAGGGCAAGTTCCACGGTGACGTGCTCGACGCGGGCTGCGGTGAGGCGGCCACTGCGCTCGATCTCGCCGAGCGCGGATTCACCACGGTCGGACTGGACCAGTCGGCCACCGCCATCGAGTTGGCCAGGGCCGAGGCGGCCAGGCGCGGGCTCACCAACGCAAGCTTCGAAGTGGCTGACATCAGCGCGTTCACCGGCTATGACGGCCGATTCGGCACCATCGTCGACAGCACCCTGTTCCACTCCATGCCCGTCGAGCTGCGGGACGGTTACCAGCAGTCGATCGTGCGGGCCGCCGCTCCCGGCGCCTCCTACTTCGTGCTGGTGTTCGACAAGGGGACGATGGGCGATTCCGGGCCGGCCAATCCGGTCACCGAGGACGAACTGCGCGAGGTCGTCGGCAAGTACTGGGTGATCGACGAGGTGCGGCCGGCCCGCATCCACGCCAACGTGCCTGCGGAATTCGCCAACTTCGCAGAGTTCGCCGGAATGGACCTCCGCGACGAGGGCAAGGGCCGTAAGTCGATGGCGGCGTGGCTGCTCGAAGCGCACCTCGGATAG
- the frr gene encoding ribosome recycling factor encodes MIDETLFDAEEKMEKAVSVARDDLATIRTGRANPGMFSRINIEYYGSMTPITQMASINVPEARLVVIKPYEAAQLRPIEDAIRNSDLGVNPTNDGSIIRISIPQLTEERRRDLVKQAKAKGEDAKVSVRNIRRKAMEELSRIKKDGEAGEDEVGRAEKDLDKSTHNYTSQIDELVKHKEGELLEV; translated from the coding sequence GTGATCGACGAAACTCTCTTCGACGCCGAAGAGAAGATGGAAAAGGCCGTGAGTGTGGCCCGCGACGACCTGGCCACCATTCGGACCGGCCGGGCCAATCCGGGAATGTTCTCCCGGATCAACATCGAGTACTACGGGTCGATGACGCCCATCACACAGATGGCGAGCATCAACGTTCCCGAGGCTCGACTCGTCGTCATCAAGCCCTACGAGGCCGCCCAGCTGCGGCCCATCGAGGACGCGATCCGCAACTCGGATCTCGGGGTCAACCCCACCAACGACGGCAGCATCATCCGCATCTCCATCCCGCAGCTCACCGAGGAGCGTCGCCGCGATCTCGTCAAGCAGGCGAAGGCCAAGGGCGAGGACGCCAAGGTGTCGGTGCGCAACATCCGCCGTAAGGCGATGGAAGAACTCAGCCGCATCAAGAAGGACGGCGAGGCCGGCGAGGACGAGGTCGGACGCGCGGAAAAGGATCTCGACAAATCCACCCACAACTACACCAGTCAGATCGACGAGCTGGTCAAGCACAAGGAAGGCGAGTTGCTGGAGGTCTAG
- the rlmN gene encoding 23S rRNA (adenine(2503)-C(2))-methyltransferase RlmN has translation MKQELVFEAPRRAMPPRHLADLDEDGRAAAVTELGLPKFRAKQLANQYYGRLIADPQQMTDLPAAVREQVAEALFPTLLDPVKQIQCDAGETRKTLWRAGDGTTFESVLMRYPQRNTVCISSQAGCGMACPFCATGQGGLKRNLSTAEILEQVRAASSAMRLEHDGRLSNIVFMGMGEPLANYNRVVAAVKRIIAPPPNGFGISARSVTVSTVGLAPAIRKLADEKLGVTLALSLHTPDDELRDTLVPVNNRWKVDEVLDAARYYADVTGRRVSVEYALIRDVNDQPWRADLLGKKLHAKLGQLVHVNLIPLNPTPGSEWDASPKPVEREFVKRVQAKGVSCTVRDTRGREIAAACGQLAAEG, from the coding sequence ATGAAGCAGGAATTGGTCTTCGAAGCCCCGCGACGCGCCATGCCGCCGCGGCACCTCGCCGACCTCGACGAGGACGGCCGCGCAGCTGCCGTCACCGAGCTGGGGCTGCCGAAGTTCCGGGCCAAGCAGCTGGCCAACCAGTACTACGGGCGGCTCATCGCCGACCCGCAGCAGATGACCGACCTGCCTGCCGCGGTGCGCGAACAGGTGGCCGAGGCGCTGTTCCCGACGCTGCTCGATCCGGTGAAGCAGATCCAGTGCGACGCGGGGGAAACACGCAAGACGCTGTGGCGCGCGGGCGACGGCACCACGTTCGAGTCGGTGCTGATGCGCTACCCGCAGCGCAACACCGTGTGCATCTCCTCACAGGCCGGCTGCGGCATGGCCTGCCCGTTCTGCGCGACGGGCCAGGGCGGGCTCAAGCGGAACCTGTCCACCGCGGAAATCCTCGAACAGGTGCGGGCGGCATCGTCGGCCATGCGGCTCGAGCATGACGGCCGGCTGTCCAACATCGTCTTCATGGGCATGGGCGAGCCGCTGGCCAACTACAACCGCGTGGTGGCCGCCGTCAAGCGCATCATCGCCCCGCCGCCGAACGGTTTCGGCATCAGCGCACGGTCAGTGACGGTGTCGACGGTCGGGCTCGCCCCGGCCATCCGCAAACTCGCCGACGAGAAACTGGGTGTGACGCTGGCGTTGTCATTGCACACCCCCGACGACGAACTCCGCGACACCCTGGTGCCGGTGAACAACCGGTGGAAGGTCGATGAGGTGCTCGACGCCGCGCGGTATTACGCCGACGTCACCGGACGGCGAGTGTCCGTAGAGTACGCGCTGATCCGCGATGTCAACGACCAGCCTTGGCGCGCAGACCTTTTGGGCAAGAAGCTGCATGCCAAGCTGGGTCAGCTGGTGCACGTCAACCTCATTCCGCTCAACCCCACTCCGGGCAGCGAGTGGGACGCCAGCCCCAAGCCCGTCGAGCGGGAGTTCGTCAAGCGGGTTCAGGCCAAGGGGGTTTCGTGCACCGTGCGTGATACCCGGGGACGTGAGATTGCCGCGGCCTGTGGCCAGTTGGCCGCCGAGGGCTGA
- the pyrH gene encoding UMP kinase, translated as MADPNVAGEGAAPIRPFYTRVLLKLGGEMFGGGQVGLDPDVVHQVARQIAAVVRSGVQVAVVIGGGNFFRGAQLQQRGMERTRSDYMGMLGTVMNSLALQDFLQKEGIDTRVQTAITMGQVAEPYIPLRAVRHLEKGRVVIFGAGMGLPYFSTDTTAAQRALEIGADVVLMAKAVDGVYSADPREDPNAELLTEVSHREVIDRGLRVADATAFSLCMDNRMPMLVFNLLAEGNIARAVAGEKIGTLVTTT; from the coding sequence ATGGCGGACCCGAATGTCGCCGGCGAAGGCGCAGCACCCATTCGTCCCTTCTATACACGGGTTCTGCTGAAGCTCGGCGGAGAGATGTTCGGCGGCGGTCAGGTCGGTCTCGATCCCGATGTGGTGCATCAGGTGGCCCGCCAGATCGCCGCCGTGGTGCGCAGCGGAGTCCAGGTCGCGGTTGTCATCGGGGGCGGCAACTTCTTCCGCGGTGCCCAACTCCAGCAGCGGGGTATGGAACGCACCCGCAGTGACTACATGGGCATGCTGGGCACGGTGATGAACAGCCTTGCGCTGCAGGACTTCCTGCAGAAGGAAGGCATCGACACCCGCGTGCAGACCGCCATCACCATGGGCCAGGTCGCCGAGCCCTACATTCCCCTGCGCGCCGTGCGGCACCTGGAAAAAGGCCGCGTCGTCATCTTCGGCGCCGGCATGGGCCTCCCATACTTCTCCACCGACACCACCGCCGCGCAGCGCGCCCTGGAGATCGGCGCCGACGTGGTGCTGATGGCCAAGGCCGTCGACGGCGTCTACAGCGCCGACCCCCGCGAGGACCCGAACGCCGAGCTGCTCACCGAGGTCAGCCATCGCGAGGTCATCGACCGCGGGCTGCGGGTCGCCGATGCCACCGCCTTCAGTTTGTGCATGGACAACCGCATGCCGATGCTGGTGTTCAACCTGCTCGCCGAAGGCAATATCGCCCGTGCGGTGGCGGGTGAGAAGATCGGAACACTGGTCACCACCACCTGA
- a CDS encoding glycerate kinase → MKIVLAPDSFKESMTASQAVAALREGVRSVLPEAECLGVPMADGGEGTVDAVVDALGGDRITVEVSDPLGRAVSATYGYVAEHHLAVIEMASASGLELVAPADRDVLRASTFGVGQLIISALDHSATELLIGIGGSATNDGGTGMLAALGATFTDADGTPLPPGGAALVQLQNIDVSGLDPRLADVHIRIASDVTAPLLGTRGASAIFGPQKGATPRDVEILETALTRLVQVTETALGHAGPDRPGAGAAGGLGFGLMEFLAAECIPGVELIAQTVGLEQSLAGADWVFTGEGSVDAQTMLGKTPFGVARLAARTGARVVIFAGRVAPDADILLEHGVEKLVAITEPGTQLDQALRDGPAALALAAAAVCRTLQR, encoded by the coding sequence ATGAAGATCGTGCTGGCCCCGGACTCGTTCAAGGAGTCGATGACCGCTTCGCAAGCGGTCGCCGCGCTGCGCGAAGGCGTTCGGTCGGTGCTGCCCGAAGCAGAATGCCTCGGGGTGCCGATGGCCGACGGCGGCGAAGGCACCGTCGATGCCGTCGTCGACGCGCTCGGCGGCGACCGCATCACGGTCGAGGTCAGTGATCCGCTGGGGCGCGCCGTAAGTGCCACCTACGGCTACGTCGCCGAGCACCACCTGGCGGTGATCGAGATGGCGTCGGCGTCCGGTCTGGAGCTGGTGGCGCCCGCAGATCGGGATGTCCTGCGCGCCAGCACCTTCGGCGTCGGCCAGCTGATCATCTCGGCGCTGGATCACAGCGCGACCGAGCTACTGATCGGAATCGGCGGTTCGGCCACCAACGACGGCGGGACCGGTATGCTCGCCGCCCTCGGCGCCACCTTCACCGATGCCGACGGCACCCCCCTGCCACCCGGCGGCGCAGCCCTGGTGCAACTGCAGAACATCGACGTCTCCGGCCTCGATCCCCGACTGGCCGACGTTCATATCCGGATCGCCTCCGACGTCACCGCACCCTTGCTCGGAACCCGTGGCGCCAGTGCGATTTTCGGACCACAGAAGGGCGCTACCCCGCGCGACGTCGAAATACTCGAAACCGCTCTGACCCGCCTGGTCCAGGTCACCGAAACCGCGCTGGGTCATGCCGGGCCGGATCGCCCGGGCGCCGGGGCCGCCGGCGGCCTGGGTTTCGGGCTGATGGAATTCCTTGCCGCCGAATGCATTCCCGGTGTCGAGCTGATCGCCCAGACCGTCGGACTGGAGCAGTCGCTGGCCGGAGCGGACTGGGTATTCACCGGCGAAGGCAGCGTCGACGCACAGACCATGTTGGGCAAGACACCGTTCGGTGTGGCTCGACTTGCGGCGCGTACCGGTGCCCGGGTGGTGATCTTCGCCGGCCGGGTAGCCCCGGACGCTGACATCCTCCTGGAGCACGGCGTCGAGAAACTGGTTGCCATCACCGAACCCGGCACGCAGTTGGATCAGGCCCTGCGTGACGGCCCGGCCGCATTGGCCCTTGCGGCCGCCGCGGTGTGCCGGACCCTGCAGCGTTAG
- a CDS encoding LysR family transcriptional regulator — translation MGQVLDIAPLRSLVAVADCGGFHRAAAVLHMTQSAVSQHVRRIEAVVGGPVVERSGRGVAFTELGHRVLGHARAILSAHDAALTDLGAAEEQVLLIGATEHGADVMLPALTAALGERLPNWRLRFRLDRNVTLADAIEHGLVDLAVMLDGSGMDPAHASGTLALKWVSGRSFAAHSANQPLPVVMFSEPCTLREPTFATLERCGIDYRIAAESADLSGLFAAVRSGLGVALLPMIGRLPDGLCLAEGLPKASRASVFVRGRAGVDADVLDTVERTVHDVLAGQA, via the coding sequence ATGGGTCAGGTGCTGGATATCGCCCCGCTGCGGAGTCTGGTGGCGGTGGCGGACTGTGGCGGGTTTCACCGTGCCGCCGCGGTGTTGCACATGACGCAGTCCGCAGTCAGCCAGCACGTACGGCGGATCGAGGCCGTCGTCGGCGGTCCCGTCGTCGAACGGTCCGGCCGCGGTGTCGCCTTCACCGAGCTGGGTCACCGCGTACTCGGGCACGCCCGGGCGATTCTCTCCGCCCACGATGCGGCATTGACCGATCTCGGTGCGGCCGAGGAGCAGGTGCTGTTGATCGGCGCGACCGAACACGGCGCCGATGTGATGTTGCCCGCCCTCACGGCAGCGCTGGGGGAGCGGTTGCCCAACTGGCGGCTGCGGTTTCGCCTCGACCGCAACGTGACGCTCGCCGACGCCATCGAGCACGGTCTGGTCGATCTGGCGGTGATGCTCGACGGCTCCGGCATGGATCCCGCTCACGCCTCCGGAACGCTTGCGCTGAAATGGGTTTCGGGCCGCAGCTTCGCTGCGCACTCGGCCAACCAGCCGTTGCCGGTGGTGATGTTCTCCGAACCGTGCACATTGCGCGAACCCACGTTCGCCACGCTCGAGCGGTGCGGCATCGACTACCGCATCGCCGCGGAGTCCGCCGACCTGTCCGGCCTGTTCGCAGCGGTGCGCTCAGGTCTGGGCGTGGCACTGCTGCCGATGATCGGCCGACTGCCCGATGGGCTGTGTCTGGCCGAAGGTCTGCCCAAAGCCAGCCGTGCATCGGTGTTCGTCCGAGGACGCGCCGGGGTGGACGCCGATGTCCTGGACACCGTTGAGCGGACCGTTCACGACGTTCTTGCCGGACAAGCCTGA